CCCGACGTGAATCGAACACGCAACCTTCTGATCTGGAGTCAGACGCGCTACCATTGCGCCACGGATCCACAGAtgtcatcaagttgaagtgaaATATATTTAGACTATATTTATTACCAAGAAGTAATAATCTTATACATATCTCGAATCGTATTACATAACAGTGCATCTACTACAAGGGAAATTACTGTGTTTTCTTCTCCTTATTATCCTTGCCGTTCATTACTTTGGTTTTGATCTTCTGAATAGCCTTCTCATCGATAACTTGATAAGACTTGTTGCATCTCTCTCTCAACCAATTCACTAATCTCTGGACTTTATCCTCGTACTTCACATATGCTACTGGAACTGTCATGCTCACTATTGTACCTACAAAccgaaaatacaaaatattcaagAACATAATTAACAGAGGGAATCCAAATATCCATACAGGAATATGTAGCAggtaaattaaaactaataagcAAATATGTATCATGTATATGTACCTATATAAAGGAAAGTTAGGAGGTCCATGAAGGTTCCAACATAAGAGAGCAACAACAGTCCAACCTCGACTCCCACAAAGACATGCCACTCTTTCTCAGCCCCCACCCAGAACAACAACCTTATTGCTTCTTCAATCCAAACTCGAATAGTGTGGGCCATTCCCATAGCCGTTTCTTCTGTCAGTTCAAACCTCGTCAAGCGTGGTGGTTCCCTGAATTCCAACAATTGCTCCATTATAGCTTataattaatctaattaatccttcacaatatatataaacataagaataataaatacaagcaagaacatatatatatatatcttactTGCCGAAAAGTTTAGTGAGATTGGCATAGAGGAATATGCAAGCAAGAAGGAATATGGCAAGCCACGATATGAGAGTGAtgaatttaaattgatatagtTGCATAGAGACCCATGTTGCGGTTGCCAATATGAGAAGGGTTGCATTCAGTTTCTTTCTTCTCCATAAGACCACGTCCTTCACAACGTTGTTGCCATTAACGTGATCTGCAGTACAAGAAGTCAAGAACAAGATTGGTGCAGTATAATGAAATGAAATAGTCATTACCTGATGAGGAATGGGAGGGAGTTGTTGTCAAAACTTGAGATTCCGCTTCAGGTTCTGGTTCTGAAGGCATAACTGGTTCTGGTTGTGCAGACATGATGGAGAATGAAGGTGAGAGGTAGAGTAACTGTATGATATATGTATGGTTCCTGGTGCAGATTGAAGTGCAAAAGGGCGGTGTTGTGTTACATAGAAGGTGATATGTGTCTTTATTAGTGTGAGAGCATACACGTGTAGCAGTGCATGGAAACGTGGAATCTTTGGAACCTTTTAGCACCGCATTGACTAGTCTAGTGTCATCTAATGTATTGACTTTGATTCTAGAAGGCGCTTCCTATGGTAACAATTCATTTATTCAACGAAATCAGTTAACATATTTTAATATGCATTTTATATAAATAGTGTGATTAATAACTAAGAATTTTTGCACATTGGAGGAGAGTCCCAAAACGAAATACTCTGTTCCAATGTGGCTCTGGTGATCTTCTTTTAATCACGAATTTAATTTCCTTATTTCTGCTATACCAAAGTCTCCAGAAAGTGATTATGAATATTTCTTTCCAATCTATCATCTGAAGTGTGCTTGCATCCCAATCCATCATCTATTTCCTCTTGTTGAGGAGGTGGCATTGCTATTATCTTTTCTCAAGTAAGGCCGAAAAGTGTTGCAGTCTTTGTAAAAGAGAAACTGATAAACAAGACTATCttccatgaaaaagaaaaaaaaaaaaccaagatTATGTTTGTTTTGGGTctttatttgttgtttttaaattttgtgatacATATTTTAacctcttattttttttttggagatacataaatttttaatcaaactttAATACTTATAAATTTCTAGTTATTGAGAAAAGAGACATAAGTCTTTTATTGACTAAAAGAAAAGTTTGTGTATCTCAGTACTTATAGGTTGTATTTGTTTTAGGAcaacataaaatattaagaataagatataaaaaataaaaatataaaattttgtagttttatattttattttgtgataaactaaaataaattataaaaatttaatttttttatttaaaaaatttaagacaaaaaatataattataaaaaattaataaaaaatagatacttagattttttttttaattgactaataaaaaagttatgtatttcaataaaaaaattaacgtgtctcaatttttaataattagatattaataaatatttaattttaattaaaaatattattcatgcAAAGGATAGTTAAAGACTTTTTTTTCGGTGTTTTAGAAAATATTCGAAAGTCAATATCTTTTAgtaatattagttaatattttttatatgattaaaatttaaaatttaaaatttaaaattaattatatattaattaaaaataataaattttattggtaaTATAAGATTTTTCTTTAACAAATAACATGTCGCTAGGGGTGAGCACGGGTAACGGGTATCTAATTATTcgtccaaattcaaaccaaaccaattaaattgGTTCTGAAATCAACGAGTAATCGGGTCTAACTCGAATCAAACCGATGACCTTTGTTATTGATCGGTTCGAATATCGGTTCTAGGGGTACGAAACCCGAACCAATCTATGAACCcgattatatattaattaaataaaaaataaataaaaaatatggctTTTAGTGAGTTTTGCAACTCGTAACCCTAACACTTTGAAAATtagacaaatatttttattgccCTTTTGTATTTAGCTTCTAATGTTTgaattttaatgtgtttttattttagctTCTTTGAAAGATTATTCACTAGACTTTTGTATTTACTTTCTAATATTTCTATCgcacttttatattttcattagaCAAAGATTATTCACTATtaatattttggattttaatgagtttagtttttaatgtatttggtgTTTAACATGTTTGAATTATTTCTATTGATGATACACGTTTATTgtacttgttgaatttttaagataaaaatttggtttttttttttatgaatttcaaagTCATCAGCTATCCAATTACCCGAACCGAACCAATCCATTCTtatcggtttggtttggttcggatatatataaaaaaaatacaaatccgaaccaaaccgaaccaatTATATTTTGATCGGTTCGGTTCTAATTTTACCTTGAATCCGAACTAAACCGATCCGTGCTCACCCCTACAAGCCACTTCTAAACTAGGGGTTTGCATGGCCCGGTCCAATTCAAAGATCTGGCCCGGTTTCGAATTTTTTAGgggctaatttggtgtgattttaaCGGATTTTGGGTAGGATAATTAAGGGTCTAAAAAATAGACCCGGTTATTATTTCGGGTCGAGTCCGAACCATAGTTTGCATTATCCGAATTCGGTCCGATGGCCCgatcatcatacacaattaatattttgtgtaagTGATGGATGGTGGCTATTCTTATgtgaaatttaattattataaactttaatattttgtgttattagtcattataagattataagttaatgttttatgtttaaaatgcataatattgtattatttgtattgatttaaatatttggcattattagacaatattagtattgattgtggttatactttaattttagaaaagagctagttcttgttatatttttctaagtgaattttaccatgtcaaataatagttgaagttttaaaaatttaaatattttcatatgctaacttacaagaaggtattaagataatataatattaatgacCCGTTTTTTATCCGACTTTTATTCGGTATAATCGTGgtctaaaaatatataaattttattaaatttagagTCGAGTTCAAGTCTAACAAATAAGTCTGTATATATTTCGAGTTAGatttgaatcaaattaaatCCGAATTTACCCGGCCATGAACACCTTGATCTAAACACAGAGGATTggctttaaaattataaatttcatcGACCTCACTCAAGTAGGGTCCATATTTGATGGAATCAACGCAATTGGTAAGGGCCAAGGGGCACCGAAATCCGTTGTTTATCTTCCCATATAGCACATGCATCACATATTCACATCTACTGATCTACCTCCTCTCAATCTATGCGATCTTTaacttttattaacaaaatttcgCATAAAAATATAGGGTGTTGCGCATGTGTCGTATGACAAAAATCAACGTTTGAATATTTACAACTTTGATTAAAGAAT
The Arachis duranensis cultivar V14167 chromosome 5, aradu.V14167.gnm2.J7QH, whole genome shotgun sequence genome window above contains:
- the LOC107487754 gene encoding reticulon-like protein B13, translating into MSAQPEPVMPSEPEPEAESQVLTTTPSHSSSDHVNGNNVVKDVVLWRRKKLNATLLILATATWVSMQLYQFKFITLISWLAIFLLACIFLYANLTKLFGKEPPRLTRFELTEETAMGMAHTIRVWIEEAIRLLFWVGAEKEWHVFVGVEVGLLLLSYVGTFMDLLTFLYIGTIVSMTVPVAYVKYEDKVQRLVNWLRERCNKSYQVIDEKAIQKIKTKVMNGKDNKEKKTQ